A section of the Lepus europaeus isolate LE1 chromosome 10, mLepTim1.pri, whole genome shotgun sequence genome encodes:
- the FAM210B gene encoding protein FAM210B, mitochondrial, with protein sequence MAGLLALLGPAARVGARVRPRVTWLLGAAAPRAPPPLALASLRPGPDARLLRSARGDCRGRQDPSRGTEATGSAVSSTGGSKQSKAQQLRKIFQEYGAVGVSLHIGISLISLGLFYTVVSSGVDMSAILLRLGFKESLVQSRMAAGTSTFVVAYAIHKLFAPVRISITLVSVPFIVRYFRKVGFFKPPAAKP encoded by the exons ATGGCAGGGCTGCTGGCGCTGCTGGGCCCGGCGGCCAGGGTGGGCGCCCGGGTCCGGCCTCGCGTCACCTGGCTGCTCGGCGCcgccgccccgcgcgccccgccgCCTCTGGCTCTGGCCTCGCTCCGGCCCGGGCCGGACGCCCGGCTGCTGCGCTCGGCCCGCGGGGACTGCCGCGGGCGCCAG gaccccagcagagGGACCGAGGCCACAGGCAGCGCTGTCAGCAGCACAGGAGGTAGCAAGCAAAGCAAGGCACAGCAGCTGCGAAAGATCTTCCAGGAGTATGGAGCCGTTGGCGTGTCACTGCACATTGGGATCTCGCTCATCTCCCTGGGCTTATTCTACACGGTGGTTTCAAG CGGTGTGGACATGTCTGCAATCCTGCTTAGACTCGGATTTAAAGAGTCACTGGTCCAGTCCAGAATGGCAGCAGGCACAAGCACGTTCGTGGTGGCCTACGCAATCCACAAGCTGTTCGCACCTGTGAGAATCAGCATCACCTTAGTCTCTGTGCCCTTCATTGTCAGATATTTTCGAAAAGTAGGATTTTTTAAACCTCCAGCTGCAAAACCTTAA